In Helianthus annuus cultivar XRQ/B chromosome 8, HanXRQr2.0-SUNRISE, whole genome shotgun sequence, a single genomic region encodes these proteins:
- the LOC110873274 gene encoding asparagine synthetase [glutamine-hydrolyzing] 1: MCGILALLGCSDDSQAKRFRVLELSRRLKHRGPDWSGLYQHGDNYLSHQRLAVIDPASGDQPLYNEDETVVVTVNGEIYNHMELREKLMGHKFKTGSDCDVIAHLYEEHGENFVDMLDGMFSFVLLDTRDNSYLVARDAIGITSLYIGWGLDGSVWISSELKGLNDDCEHFEVFPPGHLYSSKSGGFRRWYNPPWFSESIPSTPYDPLVLRRAFENAVIKRLMTDVPFGVLLSGGLDSSLVASVTARHLAGSKAAKQWGAQLHSFCVGLEGSPDLKAAREVADYLGTLHHEFHFTVQDGIDAIEDVIYHIETYDVTTIRASTPMFLMSRKIKSLGVKMVISGEGSDEIFGGYLYFHKAPNKEEFHQETCRKIKALHQYDCLRANKSTSAWGLEARVPFLDKEFINVAMSIDPEAKMINMDQKRIEKWILRRAFDDEEKPYLPKHILYRQKEQFSDGVGYSWIDGLKSHAEQHVTNKMMLNAERIFPHNTPVTKEAYYYRMIFERFFPQNSAKLTVPGGASVACSTAKAIEWDASWSNNLDPSGRAALGVHNAAYKKNSGSISSANLAPSIADNVPRMMDITGPELVIRS, translated from the exons ATGTGTGGAATTCTAGCTTTGTTGGGTTGCTCCGATGATTCTCAAGCCAAAAGGTTTCGTGTCCTCGAGCTTTCTCGCAG ATTGAAGCACCGTGGGCCGGATTGGAGTGGGTTATATCAGCACGGTGATAATTATTTATCGCATCAACGTCTCGCGGTTATCGATCCGGCTTCGGGTGATCAGCCTCTTTATAATGAGGATGAAACGGTTGTTGTAACG GTTAATGGTGAGATATATAATCATATGGAGCTCCGGGAAAAGTTGATGGGTCACAAGTTTAAAACCGGGAGCGATTGTGACGTTATCGCGCATTTA TATGAAGAACATGGGGAAAATTTTGTCGATATGTTGGATGGAATGTTTTCGTTTGTGTTATTGGACACACGCGATAACAGTTACCTCGTTGCTCGTGATGCTATCGGGATCACTTCGCTCTACATTGGTTGGGGACTCGATGGTTCGGTTTGGATTTCATCGGAACTAAAAggtttaaatgatgattgtgaGCATTTTGAGGTGTTTCCGCCGGGACACTTGTACTCTAGCAAATCAGGCGGATTTAGGCGGTGGTACAATCCTCCGTGGTTCTCGGAGAGTATCCCATCGACACCGTATGATCCACTTGTTCTACGACGTGCGTTTGAAAAC GCGGTGATTAAACGGCTAATGACGGATGTGCCCTTTGGTGTTCTCTTATCGGGTGGGCTAGACTCGTCGTTGGTCGCATCTGTTACGGCCCGTCACTTGGCTGGTTCGAAAGCCGCGAAGCAATGGGGAGCTCAACTACATTCATTTTGTGTTGGCCTTGAG GGCTCCCCGGATCTCAAGGCGGCTAGAGAGGTAGCCGATTATTTAGGAACCCTTCATCACGAATTCCACTTCACCGTACAG GATGGTATTGATGCAATAGAAGATGTGATATACCATATCGAGACATACGATGTGACAACGATCCGGGCTAGCACGCCTATGTTTCTCATGTCCCGAAAGATCAAATCTCTCGGCGTGAAAATGGTCATCTCCGGTGAAGGCTCGGACGAGATATTTGGCGGGTACTTATACTTTCACAAGGCACCCAACAAGGAAGAGTTCCATCAAGAAACCTGTCGAAAGATCAAAGCCCTTCATCAATACGATTGCTTGCGAGCCAATAAGTCGACATCCGCTTGGGGTTTGGAAGCCCGAGTCCCCTTTTTGGATAAAGAGTTCATCAATGTGGCCATGAGCATCGACCCTGAAGCGAAAATG ATCAATATGGATCAAAAACGGATCGAGAAATGGATCCTTAGACGGGCTTTTGATGATGAAGAAAAACCGTATCTGCCTAAG CATATTTTGTATAGACAGAAAGAACAGTTTAGCGATGGAGTCGGATATAGCTGGATTGATGGACTCAAATCTCATGCCGAACAACAC GTAACCAACAAAATGATGCTTAATGCCGAGCGTATTTTCCCTCACAACACACCTGTCACGAAAGAAGCTTACTATTACCGAATGATATTCGAGCGGTTTTTCCCTCAG AATTCGGCTAAGTTGACTGTCCCGGGTGGAGCAAGCGTGGCTTGCAGCACTGCAAAAGCAATCGAGTGGGACGCTTCTTGGTCAAACAACCTTGACCCGTCGGGAAGGGCTGCACTCGGGGTCCATAATGCTGCATACAAGAAGAACTCGGGTTCGATTAGTTCGGCAAACTTAGCACCAAGCATCGCTGACAACGTGCCACGGATGATGGATATTACGGGTCCTGAACTCGTGATTCGGAGTTAA
- the LOC110873275 gene encoding gibberellin 2-beta-dioxygenase 8, translated as MQQFSHSYPPCFRHQFSDQPTDELSDNDNHHTHEQDPLPSIDLHQINLKKLEEACTDWGIFRLVNHGIPSGLLSELHEHAVRMFGLEFESKQKLFESVPLSAMSYFWGTPAITPAGVPLLALCKEKGIVNYNWVEGLNIPLSQPSKVDLVHQPLLRDFRSLSESYGVHLERLAKSIFGAMSQNLELSEDNECYLSPSTGHLRVYRYPRCCFDNQPKVWGMDVHTDSSVVTILNQFEVGGLQVLSPKDTWIDAKPIPNTLIVHLGDMMQAISNDKYKSVKHRVLVNREKERFSMGYFVFPADDCVIRSPNYKPFTYPDFRAQVQQDVKTLGLKVGLSRFKLNVDF; from the exons ATGCAACAGTTCTCTCACTCTTACCCTCCATGTTTCCGTCACCAATTCTCCGATCAACCCACCGATGAACTCTCCGACAACGATAACCACCACACCCACGAACAAGATCCACTTCCATCCATAGATCTTCACCAAATTAACCTCAAGAAACTCGAGGAAGCGTGTACTGACTGGGGAATATTCCGGCTGGTGAACCATGGGATCCCTTCGGGTTTGTTGTCGGAGCTTCACGAACATGCGGTTCGTATGTTTGGACTTGAATTCGAGTCCAAACAAAAGTTGTTTGAATCGGTTCCGTTGTCTGCAATGTCGTACTTTTGGGGCACCCCGGCTATTACTCCAGCCGGGGTGCCTCTTCTTGCCTTATGCAAGGAGAAAGGGATAGTGAATTATAATTGGGTTGAAGGGTTGAATATTCCGTTGAGTCAACCCTCTAAGGTTGACCTTGTTCACCAACCACTGTTACGTGATTTCAG GAGTTTATCAGAAAGTTATGGGGTCCATCTAGAAAGGTTAGCAAAGTCAATATTTGGTGCAATGTCACAAAATCTAGAATTGTCTGAAGACAATGAATGCTACTTGTCACCATCAACGGGACACTTGAGAGTGTATAGGTATCCAAGGTGTTGTTTTGACAACCAACCAAAAGTATGGGGGATGGATGTGCACACTGATAGTTCTGTGGTGACAATTTTGAATCAGTTTGAAGTTGGAGGGCTTCAAGTTCTTTCTCCCAAAGATACTTGGATTGATGCTAAGCCTATTCCCAACACTCTTATTGTTCATCTTGGTGACATGATGCAG GCAATAAGCAATGACAAGTACAAGAGTGTGAAGCATAGGGTGTTGGTGAATAGAGAAAAAGAACGTTTTTCAATGGGCTACTTTGTGTTCCCGGCAGATGATTGTGTGATCCGGAGCCCAAACTACAAGCCCTTTACATATCCAGATTTTAGGGCCCAAGTCCAACAAGATGTCAAAACCTTGGGCCTAAAGGTTGGACTGTCAAGATTTAAGCTCAATGTGGACTTTTAA